In a single window of the Rhodamnia argentea isolate NSW1041297 chromosome 2, ASM2092103v1, whole genome shotgun sequence genome:
- the LOC115746381 gene encoding growth-regulating factor 6-like, translated as MDFGTGSLDGLAGTDPGGGLPPHASDPGTKHRLYGSGLFKQERSLASSAEDEWRSSKLVKTDDFSAPKAIMLPQRSPVTSLRSYNSTGLFSSDGQQMLSFSSPKSDALPNSHAPALPSYFNYAPSLCGNYAGFNSAASLNGASMQGVLAGTRGPFTPSQWMELEHQALIYKYITSNIPIPSNLLIPIRKAFDSAGFSCYPGGLLRSNSLGWGSFHVGFSNTSDPEPGRCRRTDGKKWRCSRDAVADQKYCERHMNRGRHRSRKPVEGQTGHPVSGATNTTSSTKQLPAAPSASAATVVPSGGASNGLTIAHQQVKSLQHGVLNLTGDASMRRFFTDRGSVGEKMQNPPSLSMLSPTFDSNSKGNPFMIMKQQFGLGNSDSYLNASVKNSALLDSRNYGSSQDLGEQDSESHHSVHQFMDDWPVNPADRSAMPWPEMDMQSDRTHLSISIPMSTSDLISATSSPSHEKAMPSPLRLSHKSDPVQMNLGVGSFFSEPTHKQANSLPISWETSMGGPLGEVLHHRSNSASEGKNASVLNLMKDGWDGSPPLGSSPTGVLQKTTFRSLSNSSAGSSPRAENGKIHEGMALCNDLGSTLVNSSSLPAM; from the exons ATGGACTTCGGGACGGGGAGTCTGGATGGGTTGGCGGGTACAGATCCTGGTGGTGGCTTACCTCCTCACGCTTCAGATCCTGGAACGAAGCACAGGCTGTACGGATCTGGGCTGTTCAAGCAAGAGCGGTCATTGGCATCGTCGGCTGAGGATGAATGGAGGAGCTCGAAGCTGGTCAAGACCGATGACTTCTCAGCTCCCAAGGCAATAATGCTGCCCCAGAGGAGCCCCGTCACTTCGCTGAGATCTTACAACTCAACCGGTCTCTTCTCTTCCGATGGCCAGCAGATGCTCAGTTTCTCTTCCCCCAAATCAGACGCTCTCCCAAACTCCCACGCTCCTGCATTGCCGTCCTACTTTAACTACGCCCCATCCTTGTGCGGTAACTATGCAG GCTTCAACTCTGCTGCAAGTTTGAATGGGGCAAGCATGCAAGGGGTCTTGGCAGGTACAAGAGGTCCATTCACTCCATCTCAGTGGATGGAGCTGGAACATCAGGCCTTGATCTACAAGTACATCACTTCAAATATCCCTATACCCTCCAACCTCCTCATTCCCATAAGGAAAGCATTTGATTCTGCTGGTTTCTCCTGCTACCCTGGTGGGCTCCTGAGATCCAATTCCT TGGGATGGGGTTCTTTCCATGTGGGGTTCTCCAACACTAGCGATCCTGAGCCAGGAAGGTGTCGGAGGACTGATGGGAAGAAATGGCGGTGCTCAAGAGACGCGGTTGCGGATCAAAAATACTGTGAGCGACACATGAACAGAGGCCGCCATCGTTCAAGAAAGCCTGTGGAAGGTCAAACTGGCCATCCCGTCTCCGGGGCCACCAATACCACTTCCTCCACCAAACAGCTGCCTGCCGCACCCTCCGCGTCGGCTGCGACTGTGGTGCCCAGCGGCGGAGCATCTAACGGCCTCACCATTGCTCATCAACAGGTCAAGAGCTTGCAACATGGTGTTCTTAATCTAACTGGAGATGCTTCAATGAGGAG GTTCTTCACTGACAGAGGTAGTGTAggtgagaaaatgcaaaacccTCCGAGCCTGTCTATGTTGTCACCGACTTTTGACTCTAATTCAAAGGGAAATCCTTTCATGATAATGAAGCAGCAATTTGGACTCGGCAACTCTGACTCCTACCTCAATGCTTCTGTGAAAAACTCTGCCTTGTTAGACTCCCGAAACTATGGCTCTTCCCAAGACCTAGGTGAGCAAGATAGTGAGTCGCACCATTCTGTTCACCAGTTCATGGATGATTGGCCTGTAAACCCAGCAGATCGCTCCGCCATGCCGTGGCCTGAAATGGATATGCAGTCGGACAGGACTCACCTATCAATCTCTATCCCAATGTCCACTTCGGACTTGATTTCTGCCACTTCCTCTCCCAGCCATGAGAAGGCCATGCCCTCCCCGCTCAGACTGTCCCACAAATCAGACCCGGTTCAGATGAATCTAGGAGTAGGCAGTTTCTTCAGTGAACCCACGCATAAGCAGGCAAATTCCTTACCCATCTCCTGGGAGACTTCCATGGGCGGACCCCTTGGCGAGGTATTGCATCACAGAAGCAATAGCGCCTCCGAAGGCAAGAATGCCTCGGTGCTCAACCTCATGAAAGATGGTTGGGATGGTAGTCCTCCACTTGGATCATCTCCAACCGGGGTGTTACAGAAGACGACGTTTCGGTCGCTCTCCAACAGCAGCGCTGGCAGCAGCCCTCGGGCGGAGAATGGCAAAATCCACGAAGGGATGGCTCTTTGCAATGACCTTGGATCAACCCTCGTGAACTCGTCTTCCTTACCTGCTATGTAA